A window from Solanum stenotomum isolate F172 chromosome 5, ASM1918654v1, whole genome shotgun sequence encodes these proteins:
- the LOC125864071 gene encoding protein CHUP1, chloroplastic-like, which produces MLPGGQLKSSLPFPMRTSSLRPMRNIFSSLPFLLWKIVKALKQESLQLRKQNQELVKEVDHIQEGRCSDVDEVAYLKWINACLRYELRNYQSALGETTARDLSKSLSPESSKKAKQLVVEYAAKKDQGDKGIHVLELDSNQLSSQEPHLMNSDTRAIKPQSRSRIPSPGSSKQSIDFHSFDQGSTANKGESKNYPTRTKRYSDAGSLDYMSKRLAESPQEKGNNHDQEDVHKAELAKYAEVLKGSL; this is translated from the exons ATGCTACCCGGAGGGCAACTGAAAAGCTCTTTGCCTTTTCCTATGCGGACATCATCTTTGCGACCTATGCGGAATATCTTTAGCTCTTTGCCATTTCTTCTCTGGAAGATA GTAAAAGCACTGAAACAAGAAAGTCTGCAACTGAGAAAGCAAAATCAAGAATTAGTAAAAGAAGTTGATCACATTCAAGAAGGTCGTTGCAGCGATGTTGATGAAGTAGCCTATCTTAAATGGATAAATGCTTGCTTGCGGTATGAGCTGAGGAACTATCAGTCTGCCCTAGGTGAAACAACTGCAAGGGATCTCAGTAAATCGTTAAGCCCCGAATCTAGTAAGAAAGCCAAGCAACTAGTTGTTGAATATGCAGCTAAAAAAGACCAAGGGGACAAGGGAATCCATGTTTTGGAGCTTGATTCTAACCAGTTATCCTCCCAAGAACCACATCTTATGAATTCAG ATACTAGAGCTATTAAACCCCAGAGCAGATCAAGAATACCATCTCCAGGTTCATCCAAACAATCTATAGATTTCCATTCATTTGATCAAGGCTCTACAGCTAATAAAGGAGAAAGCAAAAACTACCCGACACGTACAAAGAGATATAGTGATGCGGGCTCATTAGATTATATGTCAAAACGTCTTGCTGAATCAcctcaagaaaaaggaaataaccATGACCAAGAAGATGTTCATAAAGCTGAGTTGGCGAAATATGCAGAAGTTTTGAAAGGATCTCTCTAA